Genomic DNA from Haloarcula marina:
TCGGAAGTTCGGCCGATAGAACGAATCCTGCCGAACGAACGCGGTGAGTCCGACCGGAAGGTGAGCGGTCAGTCGGCGGCGTCGTACTCGTCGTCGACGGCGGCCCGTTCGCTGTTCGGCAGGGCGTCGCGGAACCGGCCGAGGATTTGGCGGGCCTGGGGCACCTCGGCGTCCTCGACGGCGCTGACCAGCGCCAGCGCGCGCCGGGCGCGGGTCGTCCGCCACGAGTCCTCGCGGTTCTGGTAGACCCGGATGGCGCGCAGGAAGTCTATCTTGCGAAACTCCGGCCAGTAGGGCGTACAGAAGAACGTCGCGGCCTCGTTACCGTTGGCGTGCCACGGCAGGAAGTTCGAGGTTCGCTCGTCGCCGCCGGTGCGGATGATGAGGTCCACGTCGCGGGTCGGCCCCTCGTAGAGTCGCTGTTCGACGGTGTCCACCGAAACGTCCTCGGGCGAGAGTTCGCCCGCGTCGACGGCCGCGGCCACGTCGCGGGCCGCGCCGAGCAGTTCCGCGCGCCCGCCGTACGCCAGCGCCACGTTGAGGTTCAGGCGGTCGTACTGAGCGGTCCGGCCCTCCGCGTAGTCGATGGCGTCCTGTACGCGGTCGGGGAGCATCGACGTTTCGCCGATGGCGCGGATGCAGACCCCGGCGTCGTGGACCCGGTCGGCGTCGGCGAAGGTCCGTAACTTCTGCTCTACGAGGTCGAAGATGTGTTCGCGCTCCTCCTCGGGGCGGTTGAAGTTCTCCGTCGAGAAGGCGTACAGCGTCACCTCGCGGACGCCGAGTTCGTCGCACCAGTCGAGCAGTGCTTCTGTCGTCTCGGCGCCCTCGCGGTGGCCGTCGCTCGTGTCTGCACCCTTCTTCCGGGCGTAGCGCCGATTGCCGTCCTGAATGACGGCGACGTGGCTCGGCGCACCGGACAGTTCCGAGCGAAGGAGGCGTTCGTAGGCGGCGTAGCCGAGACGGCGGACCCGCTCTCGCATCACACGTAGCATATCAACGAACCGATAAGGCGTTTGTGGCTCCGAGCGCGTATGTGAGTTCGCCGCATGGTTTTAATACTCGGAGCGCTTACAGGAACATGCAATGGCGACCGGTACGGTAGACTTCTTCAACGACACGGGCGGTTACGGCTTCATCGACACCGAGGACTCTGACGAGGACGTCTTCTTCCACATGGAGGACGTCGGCGGTCCCGACCTAGAGGAAGGGCAGGAAGTGGAGTTCGACATCGTGCAGGCGGACAAGGGTCCGCGTGCCGAGAACGTCAAACGGCTGTAAGCGAACTAACACGCTCGAGTCCGTTCTTCGAGCGTGTCCGACGGTCGCGAGCGACAGCGCTCGCGGCCGTAATCCGAAGTACATTAACGACGCGCGAGCGGAGCGTCCGGTATGAGCGACGCTGACGCACTCGACGAGGACCTCTATCGACGGACCAAACAGCTACTCGAACCCGGCGAGATTCAACTGAACGGGGCCGTCGTCCACACCGAATACGACGGGAGCGACGAGATAGAGATGATGCAGGCCACCATCGACGTGGGCGAGATTATCGCCGAGGGGTACGGCATGGACCCGACGGACACGTTCGTCTACTCGGGGAGCGACGACTCGAACTTCGCCTCGAACCAGCACCAGGGCCTCACCCTCGACGGCGAGGAGTTCGTCTGGGAGTGCCAGCAACTGCTCCGCAACGGGTCGTTCGACCTCGTCTTCTACTACGAGGCCAGCGCCGACCACGAGGCCATCTTGGACGCCATCGAGGAGCACGGCTTCGAAGTCACGGGCGTCCGCGGCGACTGAGCCGCTGGTCCGACGAAGGGCGTCGACGGCCCGCTAGTCCGCCAGTCGCTCCTGACAGTTGTGACAGTAGGTGTAGTTCGGTCCGTTCGCCGACCCGCAGAACCGGCAGGTCCGCGCGTCGACGCCCGCGCGCTCGAAGTAGGCGTTCAACTGCCCGGTGTCGAGTCCCGCCCGTTGGCCGCTGAACTGCTCGACGAGCGTGTCTTTCGCGGCGTAGTCCATGAGGCGGAACATGACGACGAAAAACAGCGGCGCACCCACCAGTACGAACAGGTACACCCCCAACCGCACCGCCAGTTCCGCCGTCGTGATGGTCACGCGATACGTAGGGGCCCGACGCGCTAAAGCACACTGGCAGGAACGGCGCCGCGCGCCCGCTCCCCGCCCGGCCGTCCCGCGCTACTTTTATTCGCCGAGTCCCGACCAGTTGGTATGAGCGAAGACCTCGGGACGGTCGACAGCGCGATTCTCAACGCGTTTCAGGGCGGGTTCCCGGTCGTCGAACGCCCCTTCGAACCGGCGGCCGCGGCGCTCGCCGACCACGGCGTCGAGGTGAGCGGGGCCGAACTGCTCGAACGCGTCAAGCGACTGGACGAGGAGGGCGTTCTCTCTCGCTTCGGCGCACTCATCAACGCCGAGGCAATCGGTGGGACGGCGACGCTCGTGGCGACGCACGCCCCCGAGGACACCTACGACGACCACGTCGAGATGGTCAACGCCCACCCCGAGGTGG
This window encodes:
- the uppS gene encoding polyprenyl diphosphate synthase, with the translated sequence MRERVRRLGYAAYERLLRSELSGAPSHVAVIQDGNRRYARKKGADTSDGHREGAETTEALLDWCDELGVREVTLYAFSTENFNRPEEEREHIFDLVEQKLRTFADADRVHDAGVCIRAIGETSMLPDRVQDAIDYAEGRTAQYDRLNLNVALAYGGRAELLGAARDVAAAVDAGELSPEDVSVDTVEQRLYEGPTRDVDLIIRTGGDERTSNFLPWHANGNEAATFFCTPYWPEFRKIDFLRAIRVYQNREDSWRTTRARRALALVSAVEDAEVPQARQILGRFRDALPNSERAAVDDEYDAAD
- a CDS encoding cold-shock protein is translated as MATGTVDFFNDTGGYGFIDTEDSDEDVFFHMEDVGGPDLEEGQEVEFDIVQADKGPRAENVKRL
- a CDS encoding DUF5778 family protein; protein product: MSDADALDEDLYRRTKQLLEPGEIQLNGAVVHTEYDGSDEIEMMQATIDVGEIIAEGYGMDPTDTFVYSGSDDSNFASNQHQGLTLDGEEFVWECQQLLRNGSFDLVFYYEASADHEAILDAIEEHGFEVTGVRGD
- a CDS encoding DUF7577 domain-containing protein, with protein sequence MTITTAELAVRLGVYLFVLVGAPLFFVVMFRLMDYAAKDTLVEQFSGQRAGLDTGQLNAYFERAGVDARTCRFCGSANGPNYTYCHNCQERLAD